Below is a window of Cytophagaceae bacterium DNA.
TATCCTCTCAAAAAATCTTGTTTATCGTCTCCTACATTTCTGAATCTGGGAATATACATCGGATTGGGTTTTTGCCCGAAAGAAAAATGGTCAGAAGCAAACTCGGCGATTCCAAATGCCCCGGTGCTATCGGAATGGTCATTGAGATAATGACCCAAAACACCATTTGTATTTCCTAAACCATCTGGAAAATCAGTGCTGTTTGAATTTAGCAAAATGGCTGTAGAGGCAACAGCAGAGGCATTGATTGAAATAAATTTGCCATAAAACTCCGTTGATTCTTTGGTCTGGGTATCCACAATCCTTACACCTTTTGCATTTCTTTTTTCAGGATCAAAAATTACGCTCTCCACTGCCGAATGTGGTCTGATGGTCAGATTACCAGTAGCCAATGCAGCGGGAATAGCACCGGAATTGGAACTATAATATCCGCCATAAGGACAACCTCTCCTGCATTGATTTCTTGCCTGGCAAGGGCCACGGCCATTGTGTGCCCGCGTGAGAACCGCTGCACGTGCCTGAATGTACTTAATGTCTTTATACTGAGATTCTATCCTTTTTTTTACCTCTTTCTCCACGAAATTCATCTCAAAAGGAGGCATTAATATCTGGTCAGGAAGACTTGGTAATTCACAATTTTCACCACTTAAGCCTACAAATTTCTCGACATAATCATACCAGGGTTTAATATCGGCATATCTGATTGGCCAGTCGTTGCCATGTCCGTCTTTGAGATTGGCTTCAAAATCTAATTCACTATATCTGTAGCAATTTCGGTTCCAGAGCAGGGACTTCCCTCCTACCTGGTTGCCCCTGAACCAGTAAAATGGATTTTTCTGAATATAAGGCCAATTGGTATCCTTTACATAGAGCTTATGATTGTCCCGTCCAAACTCCCAGGCCTTTTGTTGAATTGGATAATCTTCCAACTCTTTGGCAGTAAGCTCGTTGTTATAATCCAATTCCCAGGGAGCTGAAAGTGCATTGGGATAATTGGGATGCACCATTTCGTTGCCTCGTTCGAGTAGCAAGGTTTTTAAACCTTTTTCACAAAATTCTTTAGCTGCCCATCCACCTGATATACCTGAGCCAACTACTATGGCATCGTATGTATGTTGATCTTTTCCTTTGCTCATGATTATTTCAGTTTATCCAGATTTTGCCCAATTCTGATTTCGATATATCTGCCCGATATTTACCGGGTACTGCCACATATTGAAAATTCTGCCTGATTGCTTTTTCATTCATAAAATATCCTTTTAAAACCATCACTTTCAATCCTTTAATAAAACTACGGTGATCACCTTTTTCATCCTGAGCCATTTGCCTGGTCAAACCTTTTGAAGTATCTCTTAAGCTAATTTTTAATGATTGCAAATGAGCTAAATATTTGACAAACATTTCCTGAAATGCCTTTTGTTGGGTTTCAGATGCCACATTTTTTAGAAACATATCCACAAAATGCGGTACCCCGGCTTCAATTGCCCCCAGCGTTTCTGATTTCGGTATAATAGTTTGACAAAGAATTCCCAGGGCTTTGAATTGTGATTTTTCGAAAAAATATTCAGAATTACCATTAAAAAAAACTTTAGAAAAACCATCGCCAGGTAAGGCTGTCACAAAACCAGCCTGAAGCAAAATTTCGATATATTTTCGACGTGTCATGGTGTTTGGAATTGTTTAAAAACAGTTGAATAATGACCTAAAATGAAAGGATTAAATTTCGTAATTTTTTATTAAAAAAAATAGATTTTTATAGAAAAAAATAAGGTCTGGATATGCTAAAAAATATATAAATGAATTTATCCAAAATGATTGAATAATTTTTTCTTTAACTTGTAAAAGTTTTTTATGGGTTTGAAAAAAGAGCACAAAATATTTCTCATTGTTGGATCCATGGCCATTATTTTTCCTGTGGTTTTGGTTTTCGGCGAGCGGATTATTTTCAATTCCGGAAAAAGATTTTTATCAATCAGTGATTATTACCATTCTCAATTCAGATACGTGTATTTGGGATTTATTGCTATCACTTCGGTTTTAATCTCTCAAATCAAAAGTTTTGAAAACCCAGGAAAAAATGTGGCACGTTTGGCTGGAATATTTGAACTGATTGCAATATTTTTTCCAACAATTGATAAAAATTCTACTGTGATTAATGCGTTTTCCGGGTTTTCTATTTATTCAAATATCATCCACAATTTATTCGCTTCTTTATTTTTTATATTAATCACATATATCAATTTTCATTTTTTGAGAATACCTTTCAAAAAAGCAAAAAAAACGATATTACCCGGGACATTTATTTTTATATCAACTATCATGTTGTTTAGTATGATTTTAGTCGCATCAGACTATTTTTTCCATAATTTACTCCCACAAAACTTGCGTCATTGGCCCTTTAAAATCATTTTCGAATGGATTTGGTTATGGTCAATGGGTATATCCTGGCTTATTTATTTTTTTAATATTAAAACAATAACCCACAAACAGAATTAGTTCTGGCTGAAGATTGAAATAATTTTTTCGGTTCCGTCATCAAAATATGCTTTGGCACCCACAATCCCGAATTTATGATTGAAAATGTATTCCAGTTTTTTAACCCCTGGTATTGACCTGCCGGTTTCAGTCACTTTCATTACTTTTATGTCTAAAAATCCCCAGGCATAGTCATTATCCGTTGACTTATAAGTGATTTCTCTTGTCACTTTTTTTCCATCAATTTTGTGGGTGTATTTGTCACCAACAGCTCCGTCATATTCAATTAAAGTAAAATTGCCGTCATCCAACACATTCTGAATTCCTTTGTCAGTTATTCTGAATTTTTTAGAAACAGAAATATTGGAGCCATTAATTTTAAAATCCGGGCTTGATTTAGCAAACTCTAACAACTTAGGGTCAGTTACTGACATACTACCGGAAATCGAACTCACACCGTCGTCTAATGTTTTGACTTCAGCCTTAAAAGCCGAAAGTCCGATAGATCCACCCAAATCGTACACATTTCCTACTTTTCCGCTTGCTACGGTAGTTCCACCAATATTTTCATCAGCTTTAATGTCAGAATCAATAAGCCCGCAAGAGGTAGCAATCAAAGCAGTTGTAATCAAAAAGACAAGTCTAGTTTTCATATATTCAGTTTTTTAATCCAAAACACTCTGTAAACAACTAAATATCAGATAATTTGACGAAACTAACAATGACAAATATCAGGAATTGGATAATTTAAAAAATAATATAATTGAATGAAAAAAGCCGGATTATGTTGATAATCCGGCTTTTTTCAAAACTAAATCAAACAAAATTAAACTACTTTTTCTTGGGCGGCGGGCAACAGTTGGTCATATACTCTTCCATAAATTTGGAATAAGCCTGAGGCGTAGCACTTGAATAATCCCCTGCATCAATTTTTGGATGAATCCGAGGGCAATCTGAGAAGAATTTTTTAAATTCTTTTTTATCAGTTTGAAATGCTTCCAACTGAAAAGCAAATTCTTTTCCGTTACGCTTGAAAAGAAGTTCATTTCCCGGGAAAATCTCCTGAAATAAGGTAATCTTTGTGCATACAGTAACTTCTTTTACCAAAGCATACCTTTTACCATCCGCAAATCCCATAACCTGAATCTGATATTGATCGCCGTTTTCAGCTTTCAATGACATGATATCACTCAAATCGATTTTCTTAGGTTTCTTTTTACCTGTAATCTCGACCTCCACTTTAGAATTTTCTATTTTATTGTCGCGTTTTAACTTCAACAATCCACCGGCAATTTGTGCCGCGGCAATATAACCGTTATTGGAAAGGTCAACCGTTTCAGGGTCAGAATTGTACCCCGGAAGGTATTCAAATGTAGGATTATCAAAAGTAAACTTCACATTTCCTGTTAATTCTTTATCGGTATCATATTTTACTGTAGCATTTTTGAATTCAATGCCTTCAAAATTATACTCAACCTGATCGGGTTGTTTTTGAATCGGTTCAATATTCTTAAAATCCTTTGAAAGGGTTTGATAGGCTTTAATTGCAGCTATTTCACTTTTGATTTCTAAATCCCGCATGGTCATACCGAGAATAGTCCTGTCATTGGCTTTAATGACAGGCAAAAGTTTCTCAGCATCTGTAAGTTTGTTTTGCAATATATAGGCAACCGCCATATTGAAACTTGCAGCAAGTTTAATATCCATCAGCCGGTCCTTTTCTTTAATCTTATTGTATTTTAGAAATGGCTTCCAGTAGTCAATAACACCATCAAGAACCGAATTCTGTTCACTTTTTTTGATATCTTGCAAGGCATCAAAAACTTCAACTGATTTACTAAATTCGGCCAAATCGGGAATTTTCTCAGTATCACTAAGATTGATAACAATAGTATTTAACTGTGGGCCGTAAGTATAATAATAATTAAACTCCATTATGAGTTTGTCATAAATATACTTGAGAAGAGTGTTTGCATTTTGTCCCAGTTTAAGTTTTTTATTTATCACATAAGCTTTGGTAACCGGCTCCATATATCTTGAGTAAATCAATTGATTGTCGGCATCCAGCACTTTCACATTTGCTTTTAATCCAACTAGCATTGATTTATCGTCGTCAACCTCCGAATAACCGTTAAACTGGAATTCTTCAACATCAAAAGTTATTTTAAACTCCCCATCCTTTTTTAGTTTCATGCCACCTCCAATTGTTACGGATTGGTCAGCAAACTTGTTGGGATCAAAGGGTTGTTTGTTGTCTTCAAAAAACTTTTTGAGCTTAGGTGTATATGTAAATGTTGAATTATAACTTACATAATCAATATATTTTTCAGAAAAAGGCTTTACAGTACCTGCAGAATAGAAATACTTGTTTTTTCTTTTCTGTGCATTTGCCACAAAAGTGGTCAATATCAATAAAAAAATAATTTTTAATTTCATTTTAAAGGAGAATTATGGGTAGAATTCAATTTAGTTTTTTTGAAAATATCAACCAGAATCTGAGCATTTTCCGCTAATTTCTCTCCGTCTTTTTTATCGTAATCATTTTCTATCAATCCTTCAGCCTGAATTATTGCGAGATCGGGTTTATCCAGATAATAATACAATTTTGACAAATTATAGAAAGCACCATACCTCAGCTTTTTATCTGCCTTTTCATCGGTTTTGTATTTTGATTTTATTGATTCAAAATATTCGATTATAGGTTCTAAATTTTCTCTCAAAGCATCGATGGGTTCATCGGCCTTCATTTCAGCAAAAAGCATTTTCACAGCTTGGGCAGCATCTTGTTGAGCCTGATATTCGGGATGACTCTTCGTGTCAACAATCCAAAGATATTCTGTCTCAGCCACTGGTCTGAAACCGAAATAATAGTTACCAAGGTCTGTTGATCTTCTGGCACTTTCATCCACAAAAGCCCTCAAAAGTTTGTCAGAAATGCTACTTTGGCTGGCTTTGAAAAAATCAACGGCTTTCGAAGACGTCTCATATTTATCGGTGGAGTACCTTCTGCTGGAAGGAAGATTCTCCACTTTAAAATCGGCATCACTTTTTGCCTGAGCATTAAGATTAGTTTTTGCCAGAAATCTGTTTGTTGCTACTTTTTCTTCTTTTTGTTTCTGAGCGTCAATTTCTTTTTGGGTCAGTTCTTTTGGACTAAAAGGCCCTGATATTTTGATTCTTCCATCCTGACGATACTCGGCATTAATAAAATACTGGGCAGTACGGCTAATTACTTTTCCCGATTTGTCTTTATTTTCATTTACTTCTTCCTGCAATTTTGAACTGATAAGCGAAAAATCAATTAAGTCGAGATTGATTGTAACGGTCGGGTTATCTGCAGTCTTTTTCCAACCATTGATGTTAATTTTTTGATTTAAAACATTTTCATCTACATAGGATTTTACAGATGGACCCAGTGTGCTGGTAACCTGAAATGTTCTTTTGTCAAGCGGAACATTTTCAACTGGTAGTACCTGAAATCTAACTTCGAATTTTGACTTATCCAGATCGACTTTCTGTGAGAATAATGAAGTGGAAATAAGAGAACCTAAAACAAGTATTGTGATTTTTTTCATTTTATAAAAATTATATGTTGGTTTACAAAAATAGTTACATATTCATATTTGGGGGTTTAAAAAACATTTTTTTTAGTTTAAAAAAACTAATTAACAATTACATTTTTCAAGAATTTTGTTATAAGTATCTGATATTTAAATATTTAAAAAATTCAATATGTATCCTTCAAATTCATAACCTTCACGTCTTTTTCCGAAAATGAAATTCCATTTTTTACTTTTACTACCTTTTTTTCTCCGGGTAATAAATCGAAATAGTTGTCGCTAAAGACATTTATACCACCTGGAATTGAAAGCCACACGTACCGGGCAAGCTTATCGGTGCTGATTTCTAAAGTGCTGGAATCGAGTTTCTTTATCGAAATTTTTGGTGAAGGCAATTTCTGATTTTTGGGATTTGTAAAGTAAAATGTATTTACTGCCAAAGTTTTGCCGCCTAAAGTTAAGCTAACTTCCATCAAGGTTTTTTCAGGAGCAAATTTTGAAACCAAAGCCTCCCAGTCAAAGGTCTTAATCACAGCACTACTATTGGAAGGAATTTTAATATTTTGGGTGATTTGTTCCAGATTTTTCCCATCAAAATCCCGAAATTTGACATTCAAAATGGCATTAATTACCTTATAGTCGTCTGAAATTGCATATATTTTCAAATCATTTCCTTCTTTGAAAACCGATACCATTTGGGGTTCAAAGGCTTTTTTCGCCATATATTGCATGGCTTTCCATCTTCCATAATAATCCATACTGCTCCAGCTTGCCACCGGCCAGCAGTCATCAATTTGCCAGAATAATGTCCCCATACAATAAGGCATGGCACGACGATGGGCCTCAATCGCCATTCTGATTCCCTCTGCCTGCAGGACTTGACCTACATAGAGAAAATCTTCAAATTTTTCAGGGATTATAAACCTGTCTTTCATGTAATAAGTTATCGTTCCATTGCCAATTGAAGACCGCTGGTGGGCTTTCATCACTTCAGATTCAATATTGTAATCTTCCGGCAAAGCATACGTTTTTACAGTTTCTAATTCGGGAAATGACTGAAAACCATATTCACTCATAAAAGGGAAAACATTGTCATTGTATCCTTCAAAGGGTACTTTTCCCCACCAAACACCCCAATAGTGCTGGTCGCCGCGAGCTTTGTCCACACTGTTGGTCATGTCATAATTTTTGCCGTTGGGACTGCTGGACCAATAAAATTTTTCGGGATCATTGGCAAATACCGCTGAAGGCAATATCTGATGATAAATATCCTGATACATATAATAAAACTCCAGAGAATCTTTTTTGGTAGGAAAAACAGGTGCTTTTTCACCCCAAAAACCTCCTGTCATAAAGCCAATGATTTCATTGTTACCACACCAAAGTGCCATTGAAGGGTGATTTCTGAGCCTTTTTACCTGATATTCAGCTTCCGTAGCTATCGATTTTTTCAATTCTACCAATGGAGGATGCATAGCACAGGCAAACATAAAATCCTGCCAAACCAAAATGCCTTTTTCATCACACAGATCGTAAAAAACATCATTTTCATATATACCCCCGCCCCAAACTCTCAGCATATTCATGTGGCTTTCTGCCACGGTATTTATCACATGAGCATATCGTTCGTGTGTGACTCTTGGAAGAAAATTATCCTGAGGAATGTAGTTGGCACCTTTCATAAATACAGGCTTACCATTTACTTTAAAATAGAAGGATTGCCCCTGGCTGCCATTTTCCTGTACTACTTCAATTGTACGAAAGCCTTTTTTAATTGTCTTATTATCAACAATTTCATTCCCATTTTTCAGCAACACTTTAAAATTGTAAAGTTTCTGTTTTCCCATTTCGTTGGGCCACCAAAGCTCTACATTTTTCATATCAAAACGGAGATTTATCTGGTTTTGACCTTTGGTCAACAGCACCTCTTTTTTTAAAATTGGCTTGTTTTCCGCCCAAACTTCAACTGTGGAATTCATTTTACCTGCGGCATTCAGGGTAAGCTGCATTTCATTTTCGGCCTGTTGATTTTTCAACGACAGTTGTTTCAAAAATACATCATCAATTTTTACATCATTCCAGGCATTTAAATGTACAGATTTCCAAATTCCAGAAGTCACAAATCTGGGACCCCAATCCCAACCATAATGGAAACCGGCTTTGCGTGAATAGGTCGAAACTTTGACATCGGCCTGGTCATTGGAGCTCACAGGTACCACATAACCCAAAGATTTGTACTCAGGCAACACGGCCTTTATCGGCGACTTAAAATAAACTCTCAGTGTATTTTCTCCTGATTTAAGGTATCGCTTTACGTCTGATTTCCAGGCAAGAAACATGTTGTCGGCTGTGAGTACTTTTTGACCATTAATAAAAACATCTGCATAGGTATCAAGCCCTTCAAATTCAATTTCAATATTTTGTTTTTTCAGAAAATCTTCGGTCACAGAAAATGTCGTTTGGTATTCCCAATCTTCTTTATCGATCCATTGCAGGTCTTTTTCGTTGGTTCTGAAAAATGGTTCTTCTATTTTCTTGTTGGCCAGTAAATCGGTATGAACGGTTCCGGGAACTGTTGCGGGAAGCCAGACAGACTCTCCTAATTTTTTAAATTTCCAATCGTTTTTATCCAAAATTATTTTTTGGGCAAAAACATTGATTGTAAGCAAATTAATAATAAAAAAAATAAAAAATGGAATGTTTTTTTTGAATTGAAATTTCTTTGAAGAGCTTATCATTTTTAGCAAAGTTTTTACTATTCAAATCTCAGATTAATATTTTCTTCAAAAAAATACTTTAGTCATATTAATAAAAAGGAATTTGTGATTTTGGATTGAATCAATAAGTTAAAGAGAGTAAAAATCCCCATTATCATCGAATAAAAACACGGATACGTCAAATAATACAATTATTGATATATTTTTTCTGTAATTTTCGGAGAGAATAAATAATCAAACCTTAAATATCAGAATGAAAAGAAATAATTTCTACAAAATTGGTCTGCTCGCACTCTATTTTTTCCTTAATCTTACGGTTTTTGCTCAAAAAAAATGGGGCGGCATGACCCTATACACTGTTAGAAATGAGATGGGCAAAGACCCTAAAGCCACTTTGAAAGCGGTTGCCGATATGGGTTACAAATACATTGAAGCGGTGGACTACAACAAAGGGAAGTTTTATGGAATGACGCCTTTGGAGTTTAAAGCTTACGCCAAAAGCCTGGGTCTAAAACCCATCAGTGTACACATGGGAATGATGACCACCAGCAATGCGGACGAACTCATCGCCGATGTAAAAACGGCCGGATTTAAGTATTTTGTGGCACCGGTACCTCCGATGGGGATGTTTAAGTTTGACCCAAAAACACGGTCTCTTACCATGACTCAGGACCTGGATAAACTGGTAGGAGTATTGGACACCATCGCCAGAAAAGTGGATGCAGCCGGACTAAAGTTTTTGTATCATAATCATTCTTTTGAATTTGAGAAAAACTCCAACGGTATAGTCCCAATCGATTATATGCTTGAAAAATTGGACCCGAAATTTGTGAATTTTCAAATGGATTTATACTGGGTTGCCAAAGCTGGAGTTGACCCTGTAAGCTATTTCGAAAAGAATCCCGGCAGATTTAAGATTTGGCATGTAAAAGACATGGATACTGAAGGACGTTTTGCACCTGTGGGAAAAGGGACAATTGATTTTGGCAGGATTCTTAAAAATGCTAAACTTTCAGGCATGAAATATTATATTGTAGAACAAGACATGGTTTTTGATGGCATGGACCCTATGGAGGCCACCAGATTGAGTCGGGAAGGATTGATAAAATTTGGCTTTAAATAAGAAATCTATATTCATTATTAAAAACAGGGTTCAGAACTGAACTCTGTTTTTTTATATTAAAAATTTCAATTTCAGAATTAAAGTTCTTTGCCTGCCTGTATTAAAATTATCATCGCTTACTAGATACAAAATCTTTTCATCAGCCTCGTTTTCACCCCAGGTCATACCTTCCATATTATCAGGTTTAAGACTTTTTTGTCCGTACAAAAATTGATTATTAACAGAAAAATCAAAAAGCTCATTCTTAATAAAAACATTCCCTGGATCTGGCAAAGTGGCCGAAAAAAGTTTGATTGTATTTTGCTTTCCATCAAAACATCGTTCCAATACCAGAAGCCGGTCATTGTCTAAAGGAAGTATCTCCGAAATTCCATTTCCAAGATTAGCATTTGCAGTATTATCGGGGTTCAAACATGATTTTGGATCAAAGGGATAAAGAAAATTCGATTTCTGATCAGAATTATAGTTGTTTTTGGAATAATCGAAAGGCAATTTAAAAAATGGTACCATACCATTTAAGGAAGATTCAAAAGCAAACCACAAGTTATATTTTCCATCAAAACAAAGGCTTTCAATTCCACGGTTATCAGCAGTAAACTCGGAGTTATTCATCGAAAAAGACAGCAGTTGATTGGGTTGATTGTTTTCATTCAAATAACCTACACCAGTAGAGTCATCCCTTTCAAAAGCATAAAAAATCTTTCGGGATAAAGTATCAAATCTTATCGATTCAGCATTTTTAACGTTAAAGAATTTGAATGCTCCGGAAATAATACCCATTGTATCCATCTTAAAAAGATAGGAATTTTCAGAAGGGTCGGTTTTAAAGGATCTGTCAGATATCAAATAGAAACCATTGGCAAAATATTCAAGGCCTGAAATGCCACCAAACTGAACTTCATCAGGTATTCCTGTTTTAATATTTCCCGGCAAAAGAAAAACTGAATCCACCCCAATGAATTCAAAATGAGGAGTTTTTTGACCGAAAATCTCAGTTGAAAAAAGCAGAATAAACAAAATAATTTTCTTCATAAAAAATGCACACCCCTTTTGAATTATTCAGGATGTGCAATTTATTGGCAAAGAATCAGAAAACCTAAAAGGATTAATCTGGAATTAAATAAAAACTAATATTTGGAACAGAAAACAATGTGAATTTAATGTTAAAACCCGGTTTAAAAAAGCACAAAAAAGGTACGATTTTGAAAAAAACCAATTCCTTAATATTACAATTGGTGTGGTTTGAATCTAGAGCTAAAGGCAAAAGAACAGGCTTACAGGAATTGACAACTGTCAAAAAAAATCAAGGAATATTATTGAATCCTGCCTTATATTATTTTAACTATCACAATTGGTCATGAAATTTTTACATTTTCTTCAAATAAAAAACAAAATCAAAAGACTTTATACTTTTTATTCTTCAGACCTACATATTCTGATTATTCTTAAAAAAAGCATTTCATTTAGGCCAATCAGATTCGCTAAAAAGCCTTTAACAAACTAATTTTCAATTATTTAAATATCTAAAACTAATTTTAGTGAGGACAGATATTCTAAATAGCTAACAATTCATAAATATGTCTAATCAAAAAACCCCCATTTATATAATGAGGGATTTAAAAACTATCTTCTTCTACTTCCTGAATTTTGACTATGACTCCTTCTATTATAGTTGCCCCGATAGTTACTTCCTTCATTTCTGTTGCGATGGGGGTTAGACCTGTAATATTCATTGCGAGATCTGTGGTGGTTATAATGGTGTGGTGCTCTGTTATAATACACTCTAGGTGGTGGTGCCACATATACACGGTTTGTGTAACCATACCTGGGACCATAATATCCGTATCTATAATAACAGCCGGAATTTGCCATTGCCAATACAATAATCAAAAGTCCAAAAACTGAAGTCCTGAATAATTTCTTTATATTCATCATTATTAATAAATATTTAATTTTTAAAAATTATAATAAATAGATGTTTTTAAAATTTAAACGTTGTATAAAGAGATGTTAATGGATTGTTAAATAAAAGATTGCACTAGTTTTAATTATTCTTATTGAAAATTTCAGGCGAGAAATCGGAAACCTCTACTTAATCATATTAAAAACTATTATTATATGATAAATATCAAGGTAGAAATAATTAAAATACATTACCTTTATTGAATGGTAGTAAAAAACAAATTCAAAATATTAAGTCCACATATTTCTTCAGAAAAAAAATATCCCTATTTCACATTTTTTGAAAAAATAAAAAAACATTTTTTGAAATTTTAAAATTTTTATTTTTGAAATTTTAATATAAATAACTGTATTTTAGATATTTACAAAATTGAAATTTTATTTTTTTCTTTTTTTTTAAAGATAAATTAACATTTGTCATTTATTTATTTAAAAAAAAATTGTTACTTTAAAAATCTTTTGCATTGAAAAGATTAAAATTATTCCCATTAAAATTTTGAATTTGTTCTAAGCTAATTATTAAAAATGAAAAATAAAACTACTGAAAAAACACCGTTTTTTTCCGAATCTGAAGTGCTACAAGAGTGCCTTTCCTATTTCAATCAAGATGAGCTCGCCGCTACTACCTGGATGAAAAAATATGCTATGCGTGATGCATTGGGAAATTATATCGAAAAATCACCGGTAGATATGCACCGCAGAATGGCAGGTGAGTTTGCCAGAATAGAAAAAAATCTGGAAAGCAAAAAAAATGAAGGTCTTTCTGAATACGGTTTAAAAAGATCTGAACTTAACGAAGGCAGAATATTTGATCTTTTTGACAAATTCAAATATGTGATACCTCAGGGTAGCGTAATGTCGTCGCTGGGAAATACTTCGGTCATCGCCTCTTTGTCAAATTGCGTGGTTATACCACCTGTATATGACTCCTATGGTGGTATTATCCATACCGACGAACATCTGGCTCAACTTTTTAAACGCAGATGTGGTGTGGGTGTTGACATTTCCAATCTCAGACCTAAACATTCTTTCGTAACCAACTCTGCCGGTACTACCACAGGTGCGGTTTCGTTTATGGACAGGTTTTCAAACACCACCCGTGAAGTAGCACAAAATGGTCGAAGAGGTGCTTTGATGTTGACGATGGATATAGCACATCCCGATATTGAGGATTTTATTCTTATCAAGCAGGACCTCAATAAAGTAACCGGAGCCAATATCTCGGTGAGATTGTCAGATGAATTTATGACTGCAGTAAAAAATGATACCATTTTTACGCATCGTTGGCCAATCGATAGCCCTCAACCTAAATATACCAAAACTATTAAAGCCAGAGAATTGTGGAATACCATAATTCAATGTGCCCATAATACCGCTGAACCCGGCCTGATTTTCTGGGATCGCCAACACAAATATTCAACTTCGTCTATATATCCCGGTTTCAAAAATGATTCAACCAATCCTTGTTCAGAAATTGCGATGCAAGGTGGAGATAGTTGCAGATTGATTGCGGTTAATCTTTTTGGATTTATTAAAAATCCTTTTCATAAAAATGCGGAATTTGATTATGATAAATTTTACGAAGTAGTTTATGAGGCACAGCGACTTAATGACGACCTTGTTGAGCTCGAACTGGAAGCTGTTGACAGGATTATTGGTAAAATTGACTCTGACAACGAACCTGATGCGATAAAACGCAACGAAAAAGAGATTTGGGAACTGCTAAAAACTACCGGTAAAAAAGGAAGACGCACAGGACTTGGCTTTACCGCCCTTGCCGATGCCATCGCTTCACTAGGTTTTGGATATAGCTCACAAGATGCCCTTGATTTTACTGAGAAAATGATGCAAACCAAGCTTAGGGCTGAGTTTGACAGTTCTATTGACATGGCAATAGAAAGAGGACAGTTTTCGGCATGGGATCCGGTTTATGAAAACAAATCAGAGTTTGTTCAGATGATCCAAAAAGAATTCCCTGAACTGTACAACAGAATGATGAAATA
It encodes the following:
- a CDS encoding glycoside hydrolase family 2 protein, translating into MDKNDWKFKKLGESVWLPATVPGTVHTDLLANKKIEEPFFRTNEKDLQWIDKEDWEYQTTFSVTEDFLKKQNIEIEFEGLDTYADVFINGQKVLTADNMFLAWKSDVKRYLKSGENTLRVYFKSPIKAVLPEYKSLGYVVPVSSNDQADVKVSTYSRKAGFHYGWDWGPRFVTSGIWKSVHLNAWNDVKIDDVFLKQLSLKNQQAENEMQLTLNAAGKMNSTVEVWAENKPILKKEVLLTKGQNQINLRFDMKNVELWWPNEMGKQKLYNFKVLLKNGNEIVDNKTIKKGFRTIEVVQENGSQGQSFYFKVNGKPVFMKGANYIPQDNFLPRVTHERYAHVINTVAESHMNMLRVWGGGIYENDVFYDLCDEKGILVWQDFMFACAMHPPLVELKKSIATEAEYQVKRLRNHPSMALWCGNNEIIGFMTGGFWGEKAPVFPTKKDSLEFYYMYQDIYHQILPSAVFANDPEKFYWSSSPNGKNYDMTNSVDKARGDQHYWGVWWGKVPFEGYNDNVFPFMSEYGFQSFPELETVKTYALPEDYNIESEVMKAHQRSSIGNGTITYYMKDRFIIPEKFEDFLYVGQVLQAEGIRMAIEAHRRAMPYCMGTLFWQIDDCWPVASWSSMDYYGRWKAMQYMAKKAFEPQMVSVFKEGNDLKIYAISDDYKVINAILNVKFRDFDGKNLEQITQNIKIPSNSSAVIKTFDWEALVSKFAPEKTLMEVSLTLGGKTLAVNTFYFTNPKNQKLPSPKISIKKLDSSTLEISTDKLARYVWLSIPGGINVFSDNYFDLLPGEKKVVKVKNGISFSEKDVKVMNLKDTY
- a CDS encoding GMC family oxidoreductase, whose protein sequence is MSKGKDQHTYDAIVVGSGISGGWAAKEFCEKGLKTLLLERGNEMVHPNYPNALSAPWELDYNNELTAKELEDYPIQQKAWEFGRDNHKLYVKDTNWPYIQKNPFYWFRGNQVGGKSLLWNRNCYRYSELDFEANLKDGHGNDWPIRYADIKPWYDYVEKFVGLSGENCELPSLPDQILMPPFEMNFVEKEVKKRIESQYKDIKYIQARAAVLTRAHNGRGPCQARNQCRRGCPYGGYYSSNSGAIPAALATGNLTIRPHSAVESVIFDPEKRNAKGVRIVDTQTKESTEFYGKFISINASAVASTAILLNSNSTDFPDGLGNTNGVLGHYLNDHSDSTGAFGIAEFASDHFSFGQKPNPMYIPRFRNVGDDKQDFLRGYAYECFSERKSWKKGFEIDGVGHDFKKSLSEAGPWEVGFWAICESLPNKDNKMTLSKTEKDPLGIPKIEIDVKFDENTRKMRIDAAEKAKELLESAGMKYVGTYNENPIPGKTIHEYGSARMGNEPKESILNKWNQVHDCRNVIVTDGACLPSSPCQNPSLTYMALTARAVNHLVDTSK
- a CDS encoding gluconate 2-dehydrogenase subunit 3 family protein; translation: MTRRKYIEILLQAGFVTALPGDGFSKVFFNGNSEYFFEKSQFKALGILCQTIIPKSETLGAIEAGVPHFVDMFLKNVASETQQKAFQEMFVKYLAHLQSLKISLRDTSKGLTRQMAQDEKGDHRSFIKGLKVMVLKGYFMNEKAIRQNFQYVAVPGKYRADISKSELGKIWIN
- a CDS encoding sugar phosphate isomerase/epimerase — its product is MKRNNFYKIGLLALYFFLNLTVFAQKKWGGMTLYTVRNEMGKDPKATLKAVADMGYKYIEAVDYNKGKFYGMTPLEFKAYAKSLGLKPISVHMGMMTTSNADELIADVKTAGFKYFVAPVPPMGMFKFDPKTRSLTMTQDLDKLVGVLDTIARKVDAAGLKFLYHNHSFEFEKNSNGIVPIDYMLEKLDPKFVNFQMDLYWVAKAGVDPVSYFEKNPGRFKIWHVKDMDTEGRFAPVGKGTIDFGRILKNAKLSGMKYYIVEQDMVFDGMDPMEATRLSREGLIKFGFK